In one Sphingomonas sanguinis genomic region, the following are encoded:
- a CDS encoding septation protein A: MSTAPKTEAGPGLKAGIEYGPLVLFFAVNFLAPIGPLTRVLVATGVFMAATVVAMIVSKVKLGRISPMLWMSGILVVVFGGLTLYFHDERFIKMKPTIVYAMFSALLFFGLATGRPLIQMVLGNVYPGLTELGWRKLTRNWACFFAFMAVLNEAVWRNSTWDFWVGFKLWGAMPLTIGFAIANIPMLLKHGLNADAAKVDEPPVE, encoded by the coding sequence GTGAGCACCGCCCCCAAGACCGAAGCCGGTCCCGGCCTGAAGGCGGGCATCGAATATGGCCCGCTGGTCCTGTTCTTCGCGGTCAATTTCCTCGCCCCGATCGGCCCGCTGACCCGTGTGCTGGTGGCGACGGGTGTGTTCATGGCGGCGACCGTGGTGGCGATGATCGTCAGCAAGGTGAAGCTGGGCCGCATCTCGCCGATGCTGTGGATGTCGGGCATCCTCGTCGTCGTGTTCGGCGGCCTGACCCTCTATTTCCACGACGAACGCTTCATCAAGATGAAGCCGACCATCGTCTATGCCATGTTCTCGGCGCTGCTGTTCTTCGGGCTGGCGACCGGGCGGCCGCTGATCCAGATGGTGCTGGGCAATGTCTATCCGGGGCTGACCGAGCTGGGCTGGCGCAAGCTGACGCGCAACTGGGCCTGTTTCTTCGCCTTCATGGCGGTGCTGAACGAAGCGGTGTGGCGCAATTCGACCTGGGATTTCTGGGTCGGCTTCAAGCTGTGGGGCGCGATGCCGCTGACCATCGGCTTTGCGATCGCGAATATTCCGATGCTGTTGAAGCACGGGCTGAATGCGGATGCCGCCAAGGTCGACGAACCGCCGGTCGAATAA
- a CDS encoding superoxide dismutase codes for MAFELPPLPYDYDALEPVISKETMTFHHDKHHAAYTNKLNEAVAADSSLQGKSIEDILANISSAPAAVRNNGGGFWNHDFFWKIMTKPGTTQPSGKLAEAIEAFGGLDKLKEEFNTKGAGQFGSGWAWVIADAEGKLKVTSTPNQDNPLMDVVADKGTPILGNDVWEHAYYLTYMNDRPGYLKAWWDVVNWDEAGRRYEAAVA; via the coding sequence ATGGCTTTCGAACTGCCGCCCCTTCCGTACGACTATGACGCGCTGGAGCCGGTCATCTCCAAGGAGACGATGACCTTCCACCACGACAAGCATCACGCCGCCTACACCAACAAGCTGAACGAGGCGGTTGCCGCGGACTCGTCGCTTCAGGGCAAGTCGATCGAGGACATCCTGGCGAACATCTCGTCGGCACCCGCCGCCGTCCGCAACAATGGCGGCGGCTTCTGGAACCATGACTTCTTCTGGAAGATCATGACCAAGCCCGGCACGACCCAGCCCTCGGGCAAGCTGGCCGAGGCGATCGAGGCGTTCGGTGGTCTCGACAAGCTGAAGGAAGAGTTCAACACCAAGGGCGCGGGCCAGTTCGGTTCGGGCTGGGCCTGGGTGATCGCGGATGCCGAGGGCAAGCTGAAGGTCACCTCGACCCCGAACCAGGACAACCCCCTGATGGACGTCGTCGCCGACAAGGGCACGCCGATCCTGGGCAACGACGTGTGGGAGCACGCCTATTACCTGACCTACATGAACGACCGCCCGGGCTATCTGAAGGCCTGGTGGGACGTCGTGAACTGGGACGAGGCCGGTCGCCGGTATGAGGCGGCGGTGGCGTAA
- the pspF gene encoding phage shock protein operon transcriptional activator codes for MERTSQVIGQSGAFLDALERASRAAALDRPVLVIGERGTGKELVAERLHRLSGRWDQPLVIMNCAALPETLIEAELFGHEAGAFTGATKARAGRFEEASGGTLFLDELGTLSMAAQDRLLRAVEYGEVTRIGSSRPLRVDVRIVAATNEHLPDKVAAHQFRADLLDRLCFEVVTLPPLRARKSDIMVLANHFGRRMAAEIGWNEWPGFGAAATDALMEHRWPGNVRELRNVVERAVYRWDREGPVDAIEIDPFRSPYRPQGQSPAAARNEQGSAPASAEPVSDGDEVAACDVGPSDFKSRVARFERELLTKALADNRFNQRTTAEALGLSYDQLRHALRRHDLIGTVA; via the coding sequence ATGGAGCGAACGAGTCAGGTCATTGGCCAGTCGGGGGCCTTTCTGGATGCGCTGGAACGGGCCAGTCGCGCCGCCGCGCTCGACCGTCCCGTGCTGGTCATCGGCGAACGCGGGACCGGCAAGGAGCTGGTCGCCGAACGCCTCCATCGCCTGAGCGGACGCTGGGACCAGCCTTTGGTCATCATGAACTGCGCCGCGTTGCCGGAGACGCTGATCGAGGCCGAACTCTTCGGGCATGAGGCTGGCGCCTTTACCGGGGCGACCAAGGCGCGGGCGGGGCGGTTCGAGGAGGCGAGCGGCGGTACGCTATTTCTCGACGAACTGGGCACGCTATCGATGGCGGCGCAGGACCGGCTGCTGCGCGCGGTCGAATATGGCGAGGTCACGCGGATCGGATCGTCACGGCCCCTGCGGGTCGATGTGCGTATCGTGGCGGCGACCAACGAGCATCTGCCCGACAAGGTCGCCGCGCATCAGTTTCGCGCCGATCTGCTCGACCGACTGTGCTTCGAGGTGGTCACACTGCCGCCGCTTCGCGCGCGCAAGAGCGATATCATGGTGCTGGCCAATCATTTCGGGCGGCGCATGGCCGCCGAGATCGGCTGGAACGAGTGGCCCGGTTTCGGGGCGGCGGCGACCGATGCGCTGATGGAGCATCGCTGGCCCGGCAATGTCCGCGAACTGCGCAACGTCGTCGAGCGTGCCGTCTATCGCTGGGATCGCGAGGGGCCGGTCGATGCGATCGAGATCGACCCGTTCCGCTCGCCCTATCGCCCGCAGGGTCAGTCGCCCGCCGCCGCGCGGAACGAGCAGGGGAGTGCGCCGGCCTCCGCCGAGCCGGTGAGCGACGGCGACGAGGTGGCGGCCTGCGATGTAGGCCCGTCCGACTTCAAATCGCGCGTCGCGCGCTTCGAGCGCGAGCTGCTGACCAAGGCGCTGGCTGACAACCGCTTCAACCAGCGGACCACGGCCGAGGCGCTAGGGCTTTCATACGACCAGCTTCGTCATGCGCTTCGTCGCCATGATCTGATCGGAACGGTTGCGTAA
- the pspA gene encoding phage shock protein PspA, with translation MGIFSRTRDIVAANFADLLDKAEDPAKMIRMIILEMEETLVEVRASAARTIADQKEIRRHIMKLDQLQDSWTEKAELALSKDREDLAKAALIERQKAADMADQLKAEVQVLDDALRASEEDIAKLQNKLREARTKQNAVQTRLESANNRYRLREMWNGPKTHDAFSRFDVLERKVDEAEGRAEALGLGANPKTLEDEIAELRASDRVDAELAALKARLNKGE, from the coding sequence ATGGGCATTTTCTCCCGCACCCGCGACATCGTCGCCGCCAACTTCGCCGACCTGCTGGACAAGGCGGAAGACCCCGCGAAGATGATCCGCATGATCATCCTCGAAATGGAGGAAACGCTTGTCGAGGTGCGCGCCTCTGCCGCCCGCACGATCGCCGATCAGAAGGAAATCCGCCGCCACATCATGAAGCTGGACCAGCTTCAGGACAGCTGGACCGAAAAGGCCGAGCTGGCGCTGTCGAAGGACCGCGAAGACCTCGCCAAGGCCGCGCTGATCGAGCGTCAGAAGGCCGCCGACATGGCCGACCAGCTGAAGGCCGAAGTCCAGGTGCTCGACGATGCGCTGCGCGCGTCGGAAGAGGACATCGCCAAGCTGCAGAACAAGCTGCGCGAGGCGCGGACCAAGCAGAATGCGGTCCAGACCCGTCTGGAAAGCGCCAACAACCGCTATCGCCTCCGCGAGATGTGGAACGGCCCGAAGACGCACGACGCGTTCAGCCGCTTCGACGTGCTGGAGCGCAAGGTGGACGAGGCCGAGGGTCGCGCGGAAGCGCTGGGCTTGGGCGCGAACCCCAAGACGCTCGAGGACGAGATCGCCGAACTGCGCGCCTCGGACCGGGTCGACGCCGAACTCGCTGCGCTCAAGGCGCGCCTGAACAAGGGGGAGTGA
- the pspB gene encoding envelope stress response membrane protein PspB, with the protein MEDIVTPGIAITTIFIALPWLILHYMTKWKQAPKITHEDEQLLDELHLLARRLEDRVNTVERIVAADNPNFKPGLQSDWRPEPRLGQTDYSLDRRN; encoded by the coding sequence ATGGAGGATATCGTCACTCCCGGCATCGCGATCACCACGATCTTCATCGCGCTGCCCTGGCTGATCCTGCACTATATGACGAAGTGGAAGCAGGCGCCCAAGATCACCCATGAGGACGAGCAGCTGCTCGACGAGTTGCACCTCCTCGCGCGTCGCCTGGAGGACCGGGTCAACACCGTCGAACGGATCGTCGCCGCCGACAATCCCAACTTCAAACCCGGTCTTCAGTCCGATTGGCGCCCCGAACCGCGCCTGGGCCAGACCGACTATAGCCTCGATCGGAGGAATTGA
- the pspC gene encoding envelope stress response membrane protein PspC — MTASRTNFYLDKQNAKFKGVCSGIADYTGVDVMWVRVAAVLLTLTGVGMPWVPLAYMLIAWMATAKPIGLYQSDEDAKFWQGVRSNPRRSTAEVRSKFRDLDRRLADIELHYTSRNRQLADEIDSLR; from the coding sequence ATGACCGCCAGCCGCACCAATTTCTACCTCGACAAGCAGAATGCCAAGTTCAAGGGCGTCTGCTCCGGCATCGCCGACTATACCGGCGTCGATGTGATGTGGGTCCGCGTCGCCGCGGTCCTGCTTACCCTGACCGGGGTCGGCATGCCCTGGGTCCCGCTCGCCTATATGCTGATCGCCTGGATGGCGACCGCCAAGCCGATCGGCCTCTACCAGTCGGACGAGGATGCCAAGTTCTGGCAGGGCGTGCGCAGCAATCCGCGCCGCTCGACCGCCGAGGTCCGCTCGAAGTTCCGCGATCTCGACCGTCGCCTGGCCGATATCGAACTGCATTATACCAGCCGCAACCGTCAGCTCGCCGACGAGATCGACAGCCTGCGCTGA
- a CDS encoding SufE family protein — MSDLAEIRDEYEFLDADDRYRLLIDLGRALEPMPEALKTDATLVRGCSASVWVYPTKSDGAGLHFLADSNAAITKGIIALVLKTVQDKTPAEILATDIEGELAPFDLRNQLSSNRTQGIPNMIALIRETAGRY; from the coding sequence ATGTCCGACCTTGCCGAAATCCGCGACGAATATGAATTTCTTGACGCTGACGATCGCTATCGCCTGCTGATCGATCTGGGTCGTGCGTTGGAGCCAATGCCCGAGGCGCTGAAGACCGACGCGACGCTGGTGCGGGGGTGTTCGGCCTCGGTCTGGGTCTATCCGACCAAAAGCGACGGCGCGGGGCTGCACTTTCTGGCGGATTCGAACGCGGCGATCACCAAGGGGATCATCGCGCTCGTGCTCAAGACGGTGCAGGACAAGACGCCTGCCGAGATACTCGCGACGGATATCGAGGGCGAACTGGCGCCGTTCGATTTGCGGAACCAGTTGAGTTCCAACCGGACGCAGGGGATTCCCAACATGATCGCGCTGATCCGGGAGACGGCTGGGCGGTATTGA
- a CDS encoding (2Fe-2S) ferredoxin domain-containing protein, translated as MIRRAKAEWEATVLVCGKCSKKVGGGFGPKGKTPLAKALKRIFGKGRKASVGVVETKCLGLCPKNAVTLVDGRRPGEWLVVTPDEDVEAIAARLGRGS; from the coding sequence ATGATCCGCCGCGCCAAGGCGGAATGGGAAGCGACGGTCCTGGTCTGCGGCAAGTGCTCGAAAAAGGTCGGCGGCGGTTTTGGGCCGAAGGGCAAGACCCCGCTCGCGAAGGCGCTCAAGCGGATTTTCGGCAAGGGGCGCAAGGCGTCGGTCGGGGTCGTGGAGACCAAGTGCCTGGGGCTGTGCCCGAAGAATGCGGTGACCCTGGTCGATGGGCGCAGGCCGGGCGAATGGCTGGTGGTGACGCCGGACGAGGATGTCGAGGCGATCGCGGCGCGGTTGGGGCGGGGGAGTTAG
- a CDS encoding J domain-containing protein, giving the protein MARSSTRSNDWGFPRWRSYGASREAKPVRICDRHGCDQPGNCPAPKSPNSPDRWYFCEAHAAEYNRGWDYFQGLSAEEAAAREASERQTSAGYAQSKHQAWAGPGDGSRSRDEMRALDALGLEPDAEFDLIRATWRGLAKANHPDIRPNDPEAATKFQQVQAAYEVLRAAEERRSWKPE; this is encoded by the coding sequence GTGGCGCGTTCTTCTACCCGATCCAACGACTGGGGCTTCCCCCGCTGGCGCAGCTATGGCGCGTCGCGGGAGGCCAAGCCCGTGCGCATCTGCGACCGGCATGGCTGCGACCAACCAGGAAATTGCCCGGCCCCCAAGTCCCCCAACAGCCCCGACCGCTGGTATTTCTGCGAGGCGCATGCCGCCGAGTATAATCGTGGTTGGGACTATTTTCAGGGCCTCAGTGCTGAGGAAGCCGCCGCGCGCGAAGCCTCGGAACGGCAGACCAGCGCAGGCTATGCCCAGTCCAAGCACCAGGCCTGGGCCGGGCCGGGCGACGGCAGCCGATCGCGCGACGAGATGCGTGCACTGGACGCGCTGGGGCTGGAGCCGGATGCCGAGTTCGACCTGATCCGCGCGACCTGGCGCGGCCTCGCCAAGGCGAACCATCCCGATATCCGCCCCAACGACCCCGAGGCGGCGACCAAGTTCCAGCAGGTACAGGCAGCCTACGAAGTCCTGCGCGCCGCCGAGGAACGTCGCAGCTGGAAGCCCGAATGA